Below is a window of Thermococcus sp. MV5 DNA.
AGTGGTTTATATAGGACCAATGATATATGGAGAGCCAGAAATTCTCGTTACAACAACCCCTATAAACAAACTCGATGACCTAAATGGTAAAATCTTAAGGTCTTCTGGTATGGCAGCAGTATTTTATAATACTCTCGGTGCTCAGGCCATGATGATGGCTTCTGGAGAGCTTTACCAAGCTCTACAGCTGGGAACAATAGATGGTCTTGAATGGACAGACTTCACTGCCAATTACAAGATGGGTTTCCATGAGGTTGCTAAGTATGTTCTTGAGCCAACTCCTGGTGTAAACTTGCACAGCGAAGCAACTATCCACGCTTACTTGATAATTAACCCAGCAGTATGGGAGAAGCTTCCAGAAGACTTGAAGGAGATCATTAGAGTTGCTAACATGGAGACTTACCTTTGGGGTAGCCACTATGTTAACTCATTAAACAGAGAGTACAGGGAGAAGTGGGTTGAGGCAGGTGCTACAATTACCAGACTCCCACCCGAAGATAATGCAAAGGTGATTGAAACCGCAATGGGACTGTATGTTGAATATGCTAAGAAGAGCCCAGAGGCCCGTGAATACGTTACTAGGCTTGTTGAGATCTGGAGAGAGTTGGGTCACGAAGACTGGGCTAATGCATTGGATGCTGCTTTGAAGCAAGGTTAAAAAGAGGTGATTAATCTTGGATCTAATAAGCAGGATTAATTCCAAACTTTCTTTTTTTATTATGTATTCTACGTTGGTCATAACTCTCGTTGTAGTCTATGAAGTAGGCA
It encodes the following:
- a CDS encoding TRAP transporter substrate-binding protein, with product MLLSFVAGCIGGQTQPSETQTAPAETYEFKMATFYLAGDPGFEIAQHFADTVEKMSNGRIKIEVYQAGELGFPVTEIVDSTANGVVDMAIFYSSYLASQDPIMALSGGKPGPLSNPYEVFFQVKGVEDLIKATFEKFGVVYIGPMIYGEPEILVTTTPINKLDDLNGKILRSSGMAAVFYNTLGAQAMMMASGELYQALQLGTIDGLEWTDFTANYKMGFHEVAKYVLEPTPGVNLHSEATIHAYLIINPAVWEKLPEDLKEIIRVANMETYLWGSHYVNSLNREYREKWVEAGATITRLPPEDNAKVIETAMGLYVEYAKKSPEAREYVTRLVEIWRELGHEDWANALDAALKQG